The Arvicanthis niloticus isolate mArvNil1 chromosome 2, mArvNil1.pat.X, whole genome shotgun sequence genome includes a window with the following:
- the Defb119 gene encoding beta-defensin 119, with protein sequence MKLVLLLLAIFVATELVMSGRNPILQCMGNRGFCRSSCKKGEQAYFYCRTYQTCCLQSYVRISLTGVDDNTNWSNEKHWPRIP encoded by the exons ATGAAGCTGGTTCTCCTACTTCTTGCCATATTTGTGGCAACGGAACTGGTAATGTCAG gcaGAAATCCTATCCTTCAATGCATGGGTAACAGAGGATTCTGTAGGTCTTCCTGCAAAAAGGGTGAACAGGCCTACTTCTATTGCAGAACTTACCAGACATGCTGCCTCCAGTCCTACGTGAGGATCAGCCTTACTGGTGTAGATGACAACACTAACTGGTCTAATGAGAAACACTGGCCAAGAATACCGTGA